Proteins encoded in a region of the Phormidium ambiguum IAM M-71 genome:
- a CDS encoding tocopherol cyclase family protein yields MFKIPHQVKTLQTPHSGYHWDGSERRFFEGWYYRVTLPEHRQTFAFMYSIEDPKGGKLHSGGSAQILGPNDEYICRSFPDMNKFWAWQGSLGLGHWGKTNFPPPCQGGQEGVLKPCFLQPEEFTRHIQQGYQATAKFHQGSLHDPGTGHTARWQYEIQPVYGWGNPGQPQQSTAGFLSSLQIFEPGWQILMAHGLATGWIEWNGKRYEFTNAPAYAEKNWGGAFPQRWFWLNCNCFDGEPDLALTAGGGKRGVLWWMESVAMVGIHYQGKFYEFVPWNSQVSWQIEPWGKWQMQAKNSQYEVELIGTSDLPGTPLRAPTLDGMQFVCRDTMLGNLSLELREKSQTILKASSSLCGLEIGGSPWEQSWLSQSN; encoded by the coding sequence ATGTTCAAAATCCCCCATCAAGTCAAAACCTTACAAACACCCCATAGTGGCTATCATTGGGACGGAAGCGAAAGGCGTTTTTTTGAAGGTTGGTACTATCGAGTTACCTTACCCGAACATCGCCAAACATTCGCCTTCATGTATTCAATTGAAGATCCGAAGGGCGGTAAACTTCACAGTGGAGGTAGCGCCCAAATACTCGGCCCAAATGATGAATACATTTGCCGTAGTTTCCCCGACATGAACAAATTTTGGGCATGGCAAGGCAGCTTAGGACTAGGACATTGGGGAAAAACCAACTTTCCTCCCCCTTGCCAAGGGGGACAAGAGGGGGTTTTGAAACCCTGCTTTCTCCAGCCAGAAGAGTTTACACGCCACATTCAACAAGGATACCAAGCAACGGCAAAATTCCATCAAGGAAGCCTCCACGACCCTGGCACAGGTCACACAGCACGTTGGCAATATGAAATACAACCCGTTTACGGTTGGGGAAACCCCGGACAACCACAACAATCAACCGCTGGTTTCTTATCCTCTCTACAAATATTTGAACCAGGATGGCAAATCTTAATGGCACATGGTTTAGCCACAGGTTGGATAGAGTGGAATGGCAAACGCTACGAATTTACCAACGCGCCAGCTTACGCGGAAAAAAACTGGGGTGGCGCATTTCCCCAAAGATGGTTTTGGCTCAATTGTAATTGCTTTGACGGCGAACCTGACCTCGCCTTAACTGCTGGTGGCGGTAAACGTGGCGTTCTCTGGTGGATGGAGTCAGTAGCAATGGTGGGAATACATTACCAAGGAAAATTTTATGAATTTGTTCCCTGGAACTCGCAAGTAAGTTGGCAAATTGAACCTTGGGGAAAATGGCAAATGCAAGCGAAAAATTCCCAATACGAAGTGGAATTAATTGGAACTAGTGACTTACCCGGAACACCTTTACGTGCGCCAACTCTGGATGGAATGCAATTTGTTTGCCGAGATACGATGTTGGGAAATCTTTCCTTAGAGTTGCGAGAAAAATCCCAAACTATTTTGAAGGCTAGCAGTTCCCTTTGTGGTTTGGAAATTGGCGGCAGTCCTTGGGAGCAATCTTGGCTTTCTCAATCTAATTAA
- the ileS gene encoding isoleucine--tRNA ligase: protein MTTENKSYKDTVNLPKTNFDMRANAIKREPEIQKFWAENQIYERLSQNNPGDIFVLHDGPPYANGALHIGHALNKILKDIINRYQLLKGRKVRYVPGWDCHGLPIELKVLQQMKPEERKNLTPLELRQKAQDFALKTVDDQRSSFMRYGVWGDWENPYLTLNPEYEAAQIGVFGQMVLKGYIYRGLKPVHWSPSSKTALAEAELEYPEDDKGNPTHVSRSLYAAFPVVSVADDLKEALEPYLPDLGVAIWTTTPWTIPANMAVAVNPELLYAVVEVDKKGAKICKFKYLIVANELVERLSTTFGVKLTVRAVGVGKSFENCTYKHPLYDRISPIVIGGDYITTDSGTGLVHTAPGHGDEDFQVGKRYNLPAFSPVDADGNFTQEAGQFAGLNVLDKGNAAVVEALKKENVLLKEEPYRHKYPYDWRTKKPTIYRATEQWFASVAGFREAALKAISEVKWIPAQGENRITPMVAERSDWCISRQRSWGVPIPVFYDEETGEPLLTEETISHVQNIVAERGSDAWWELSVEELLPENFRNNGKKYRKGTDTMDVWFDSGSSWAAVAKQRQELHYPAEIYLEGSDQHRGWFQSSLLTSVANNGVAPYKTVLTHGFVLDEQNRKMSKSLGNVVDPNIVIEGGKNQKEEPPYGADVLRLWVSSVDYSTDVPLGKNLLKQMGDIRNKIRNTARFLLGNLHDFDPQKDAVPYEELPELDRYMLHRMTEVFGEVEAAFESFQFFRFFQTVQNFCVVDLSNFYLDVAKDRLYISAPDAFRRRSCQTVLAIALENLAKSIAPVLCHTAEDIWQFIPYSTPYKSVFEAGWVKVDERWKNPQLAAKWQQLRQLRQEVNKVMEQARSEKTIGSSLEAKVLLYVADEKLREQLVELNPEVVELLAENPVEPKIIDAEPYITPGAITTKKYPVLQELNVNFGEFVRNYNQPLITVGLILATIITLYIIGGTLGVINRIPLLEPFFTTVGVFYSLWYARSYLLFAKDRDKWLQEINTYKAEILGKTAEIIEQKLLPEASEPQAITLEVETIPQGAGIIKGVDELRYLFISSQVELLDSPATLEGLQYKLQTEKLGVGIVKADGHKCDRCWNYSINVGKSLSDPLLCERCIPALQGKF, encoded by the coding sequence ATGACCACAGAAAATAAAAGCTACAAAGACACTGTTAATTTGCCTAAAACTAACTTTGATATGCGTGCAAACGCTATCAAGCGGGAACCGGAAATTCAAAAGTTTTGGGCAGAAAACCAAATTTACGAAAGATTGTCCCAAAACAATCCGGGCGATATATTTGTATTGCACGATGGGCCACCTTATGCCAATGGTGCGCTGCACATCGGTCATGCCCTGAATAAGATTCTCAAGGATATTATTAATCGTTACCAGTTACTTAAAGGGCGAAAGGTGCGCTATGTTCCTGGTTGGGATTGTCATGGTTTGCCTATTGAATTAAAAGTTTTGCAACAAATGAAACCAGAGGAGAGAAAAAATCTTACGCCTCTGGAACTGCGGCAAAAAGCCCAAGATTTTGCCCTGAAAACTGTGGATGACCAACGCAGCAGTTTTATGCGTTACGGTGTTTGGGGTGATTGGGAAAATCCTTATCTGACTTTAAACCCGGAATACGAAGCGGCGCAAATCGGCGTTTTCGGGCAAATGGTGTTAAAGGGTTACATTTATCGCGGTTTAAAACCTGTTCACTGGAGTCCGAGTTCTAAAACTGCTTTGGCTGAGGCGGAATTGGAATATCCTGAAGATGATAAGGGGAATCCGACTCACGTTTCCCGAAGTCTTTATGCGGCTTTTCCTGTGGTCAGCGTCGCAGATGATTTAAAGGAAGCCTTAGAACCTTATTTGCCAGATTTGGGAGTTGCTATCTGGACAACTACGCCTTGGACTATTCCGGCAAATATGGCGGTGGCGGTAAATCCTGAGTTACTGTACGCTGTGGTCGAAGTTGACAAAAAAGGCGCGAAAATCTGCAAGTTTAAGTATTTAATCGTTGCTAATGAGTTGGTGGAACGGTTATCTACGACTTTTGGCGTGAAGTTAACTGTTCGGGCTGTGGGTGTTGGTAAGTCTTTTGAAAATTGTACTTATAAGCATCCACTTTACGATCGCATAAGTCCCATAGTCATCGGTGGCGATTACATTACCACTGATTCCGGTACGGGTTTGGTTCATACCGCACCCGGACACGGGGATGAGGATTTTCAAGTCGGAAAACGTTACAATTTACCTGCATTTTCTCCAGTTGATGCTGATGGGAATTTCACTCAAGAAGCAGGACAATTTGCAGGTTTAAATGTTTTAGATAAAGGTAACGCTGCGGTTGTAGAAGCATTGAAGAAGGAAAATGTGTTGTTAAAGGAAGAACCTTATCGACACAAATATCCTTATGATTGGCGGACGAAAAAACCCACAATTTATCGGGCGACTGAACAATGGTTTGCTTCGGTTGCTGGGTTCCGAGAAGCAGCTTTAAAAGCGATTTCGGAAGTGAAATGGATTCCCGCCCAAGGGGAAAATCGGATTACGCCAATGGTTGCGGAACGTTCTGATTGGTGTATTTCTCGTCAGCGCAGTTGGGGTGTGCCAATTCCAGTTTTTTATGATGAAGAAACTGGAGAACCGCTGTTAACTGAAGAGACGATTTCTCACGTACAAAATATTGTTGCCGAAAGAGGTTCTGATGCTTGGTGGGAACTTTCGGTTGAGGAACTTTTGCCAGAAAATTTCCGTAATAATGGCAAGAAGTACCGTAAGGGAACTGACACAATGGATGTGTGGTTTGATTCTGGTTCTTCTTGGGCGGCGGTGGCAAAACAACGCCAGGAATTACATTATCCCGCAGAGATTTATTTGGAAGGGTCCGATCAACATCGCGGTTGGTTTCAGTCTAGTTTATTAACTAGTGTGGCGAATAATGGAGTTGCCCCCTATAAAACTGTTTTAACTCATGGTTTTGTGTTGGATGAACAGAACCGAAAAATGAGTAAATCTTTGGGGAATGTTGTCGATCCAAATATTGTCATAGAAGGTGGGAAAAATCAGAAGGAAGAACCACCTTATGGTGCTGATGTTTTGCGGTTGTGGGTGTCGTCGGTAGATTATTCTACTGATGTGCCTTTGGGGAAAAATCTGCTGAAACAAATGGGCGATATCCGCAATAAAATCCGCAATACGGCGCGATTTTTGTTGGGTAATTTGCATGATTTTGACCCGCAAAAAGATGCGGTGCCTTATGAGGAATTGCCGGAATTAGACCGTTATATGTTGCATCGGATGACGGAGGTTTTCGGTGAAGTGGAAGCGGCTTTTGAGAGTTTCCAATTTTTCCGATTTTTCCAAACGGTGCAAAATTTCTGTGTAGTTGATTTGTCTAATTTCTATTTGGATGTGGCGAAAGACCGTTTGTATATTAGTGCGCCTGATGCTTTTCGTCGTCGCAGCTGTCAAACGGTTTTAGCGATCGCACTAGAAAACTTAGCGAAATCGATCGCACCAGTATTATGCCACACCGCCGAAGATATCTGGCAATTTATCCCTTACTCAACTCCCTACAAATCTGTGTTTGAAGCAGGTTGGGTGAAGGTAGATGAACGCTGGAAAAATCCCCAATTAGCAGCCAAATGGCAACAATTAAGACAACTGCGCCAAGAAGTAAATAAAGTCATGGAACAGGCGCGGAGTGAAAAAACGATCGGTTCTTCTTTAGAAGCCAAAGTTTTGCTTTATGTTGCTGATGAAAAACTGCGGGAACAATTAGTAGAATTAAACCCGGAAGTTGTGGAATTATTAGCAGAAAACCCCGTAGAACCAAAGATAATTGATGCTGAACCATACATAACACCTGGGGCAATTACTACTAAAAAATACCCAGTTTTGCAAGAATTAAATGTTAATTTTGGCGAATTTGTTCGCAATTACAATCAACCTTTAATTACGGTTGGATTAATTCTGGCAACAATTATTACCCTTTATATAATTGGGGGAACTTTAGGCGTAATTAACCGAATTCCGCTATTAGAACCATTTTTTACAACAGTGGGTGTTTTCTACTCGCTGTGGTATGCACGCAGCTATTTGCTATTTGCGAAAGACCGCGACAAATGGTTACAGGAGATTAACACTTATAAAGCCGAAATTTTGGGTAAAACTGCGGAAATCATTGAACAAAAACTACTTCCTGAAGCTAGCGAACCTCAAGCAATTACTCTAGAAGTTGAAACGATTCCTCAAGGTGCAGGCATTATTAAAGGTGTAGATGAACTGCGTTATTTGTTCATTTCTTCCCAAGTGGAATTGTTAGATTCACCCGCAACTTTAGAAGGTTTGCAATATAAATTGCAGACGGAAAAGCTGGGTGTTGGGATTGTGAAAGCTGATGGACACAAATGCGATCGTTGTTGGAATTACTCCATCAATGTAGGCAAATCTCTTTCCGATCCTCTACTTTGTGAACGTTGTATTCCCGCATTACAAGGGAAGTTTTAG
- the gndA gene encoding NADP-dependent phosphogluconate dehydrogenase: MALQSFGVIGLAVMGENLALNVERNGFPISVYNRTAEKTDAFMHTRAQGKNAVATYTIKDFVASLERPRRILIMVKAGAPVDAVIQELKPFLEEGDIIIDGGNSLYDDTARRTRELEPEGFRFIGMGVSGGEEGALNGPSLMPGGTTSSYQYLEPILTKIAAQVDDGACVTYIGPGGAGHYVKMVHNGIEYGDMQLIAEAYDLLKNAAGLNSQQLHEVFTEWNTTDELNSYLIEITADIFKYIDPDTDQALVEMILDAAGQKGTGRWTVQSALELGVCIPTITAAVNARIMSSYKKERVAASQVLTGPTAKFTGDVSTFVTQIRDALYCSKICSYAQGMALLSSASKAYSYDLNLSEIARIWKGGCIIRAGFLNKIKSAFKDNAELPNLLLAPEFKQTILDRQAAWREVLSQAALLGIPVPAFSASLDYFDSYRRDRLPQNLTQAQRDYFGAHTYERVDKEGFFHTEWTKISEESVQTSTPEPLQAQEPAKVASSAGSAE; the protein is encoded by the coding sequence ATGGCACTACAGAGTTTTGGTGTAATCGGTTTAGCAGTAATGGGTGAAAACCTAGCTTTAAACGTAGAACGTAATGGTTTTCCCATTTCTGTTTATAACCGCACCGCCGAAAAAACAGATGCTTTCATGCACACACGCGCCCAAGGTAAAAATGCCGTAGCCACCTACACCATTAAAGACTTTGTTGCGTCCCTAGAACGTCCCCGCAGAATCTTAATTATGGTGAAAGCTGGTGCGCCTGTGGATGCAGTAATTCAAGAATTGAAACCCTTCTTGGAAGAAGGCGATATCATCATCGATGGCGGTAATTCTTTGTATGACGATACCGCACGTCGCACCCGTGAATTAGAACCAGAAGGTTTCCGCTTCATTGGTATGGGTGTTAGTGGTGGCGAAGAAGGTGCATTAAATGGCCCAAGTTTAATGCCAGGTGGCACCACTAGTTCCTATCAATATCTGGAACCAATTTTGACTAAAATTGCTGCTCAAGTAGATGACGGTGCTTGTGTAACTTACATTGGCCCCGGTGGTGCTGGTCACTATGTAAAAATGGTTCACAATGGCATTGAGTATGGTGATATGCAGCTAATTGCTGAAGCTTATGACCTACTCAAAAATGCAGCAGGTTTGAACAGTCAACAGCTGCATGAAGTATTTACAGAATGGAATACTACTGACGAACTCAATTCTTATTTAATTGAGATTACCGCTGACATTTTCAAATATATTGACCCAGACACAGACCAAGCTTTAGTGGAAATGATTTTGGATGCGGCGGGACAAAAAGGTACTGGTCGTTGGACTGTCCAAAGTGCTTTAGAATTGGGTGTTTGTATTCCCACAATTACAGCAGCGGTAAATGCCCGAATTATGTCTTCTTACAAAAAGGAAAGGGTGGCTGCTTCCCAAGTTTTGACAGGCCCAACTGCTAAATTTACTGGCGATGTCAGTACTTTTGTTACGCAAATTCGAGATGCACTTTACTGCTCGAAAATTTGTTCTTATGCTCAAGGTATGGCACTTTTGAGTTCGGCTTCTAAGGCTTATTCTTACGATTTGAATTTGAGTGAAATTGCTCGAATTTGGAAAGGTGGCTGTATTATTCGGGCGGGATTTTTGAATAAGATTAAATCGGCGTTTAAGGATAATGCAGAGTTACCAAATTTGCTGTTAGCTCCTGAGTTTAAACAGACAATTTTGGATCGACAAGCTGCGTGGCGGGAAGTTTTATCTCAAGCAGCGTTGTTAGGAATTCCGGTTCCGGCGTTTAGTGCTTCTTTGGATTATTTTGACAGCTATCGGCGCGATCGTCTACCGCAAAACCTCACCCAAGCACAACGCGACTATTTCGGCGCTCACACTTACGAAAGAGTCGATAAAGAAGGCTTTTTCCATACAGAATGGACTAAGATTTCTGAAGAGTCTGTACAGACTTCCACCCCAGAACCTTTGCAAGCTCAAGAACCAGCTAAAGTAGCAAGTTCTGCTGGTTCTGCTGAATAA
- a CDS encoding diguanylate cyclase domain-containing protein, giving the protein MVGIQSIRQLEAQLENTHLQLQAIDEQQKALYRVISKIRASLDLDMIFRTTTKETCKLLRVERIAVYRFSDDWGGEFVSDFEFAEPGWDFGRFEENTVWNDSYLQEHQGGRYRTNESLTVSDVYTAGLSQCHLDILLQFHIRAYATVPIFIGQKLWGVLAAYQHSQPHEWQPQEILFLTQVATQLGFAVKQAELVAQIKRKAEDLRLANEQQEILSNLIAKIRESLDLNKLFETTTREVRKALHTDRVGIFQFHDSNYNSGEFVAENVLPEYDSAIGVKVDDYCFGKEYATRYLQGRIQVISDIHQAELKDCHLEVLEKFQIKAQVVVPLIKGDILWGLLCVHQCSHTRFWKSTEITFIKQLAAQFSVALNHAELLAQSHSKTKQLDRALQELKLANEKLEELSNIDSLTQVSNRRFFDTTIENEWQRLTRNPKNLSLILFDVDYFKAYNDCYGHPSGDKCLIEIAGAAKSVIKRFTDVIARYGGEEFAVILPDTDKAGAVKIAEQIQNAVKRLQIPHKCTQVDPQYVTISLGIASLIPTANQSVQHLISQADKALYQAKKLGRDTWVFADSVTSIIEE; this is encoded by the coding sequence ATGGTTGGTATCCAATCCATCCGTCAATTAGAAGCTCAATTAGAGAATACCCATCTCCAACTTCAGGCGATTGATGAACAACAAAAAGCACTTTACCGAGTGATTAGTAAAATTCGGGCATCTCTTGACCTGGATATGATTTTTCGCACTACAACAAAAGAAACTTGTAAACTTCTTCGAGTTGAACGGATTGCAGTTTACAGATTTTCAGATGACTGGGGTGGTGAGTTTGTTAGCGACTTTGAATTTGCTGAACCTGGTTGGGATTTTGGTAGATTTGAAGAAAACACCGTCTGGAATGATTCATATTTGCAAGAGCATCAGGGAGGGCGATATCGTACCAATGAATCCTTAACAGTTTCTGATGTTTATACCGCAGGTTTATCTCAATGTCATTTAGATATTTTGTTGCAATTTCATATTCGGGCATACGCTACAGTTCCGATATTTATTGGGCAAAAACTGTGGGGAGTTTTAGCTGCTTATCAACATTCCCAACCCCATGAATGGCAACCACAAGAAATTCTGTTTTTAACCCAAGTAGCAACTCAACTGGGTTTTGCGGTAAAGCAAGCTGAACTAGTAGCGCAAATTAAGCGCAAAGCCGAAGATTTACGACTAGCGAATGAACAACAAGAGATTTTATCTAATTTAATTGCCAAAATTCGGGAGTCACTCGATCTCAACAAGTTGTTTGAAACTACAACTCGTGAAGTTCGCAAAGCGTTACACACCGATCGCGTAGGTATTTTTCAATTTCATGATTCAAACTACAATTCCGGTGAATTTGTGGCTGAGAATGTATTACCTGAATATGATTCTGCGATCGGAGTTAAAGTGGATGATTATTGCTTTGGTAAGGAATACGCAACTAGATATCTTCAAGGACGAATACAGGTAATCTCCGATATCCATCAGGCTGAACTAAAGGATTGCCATTTAGAAGTACTCGAAAAATTTCAGATTAAGGCTCAAGTTGTTGTTCCTCTAATTAAGGGAGACATACTATGGGGACTGCTATGCGTTCATCAATGCAGTCATACCCGATTTTGGAAATCGACTGAAATTACCTTCATCAAACAGTTAGCGGCTCAGTTCAGTGTGGCGTTAAATCATGCAGAACTACTAGCACAGTCTCATTCTAAAACGAAACAACTCGATCGCGCACTTCAAGAACTTAAGCTAGCTAATGAAAAGTTAGAAGAGTTAAGTAACATTGATTCCCTAACTCAAGTTTCAAATCGTCGATTCTTCGATACAACAATAGAAAATGAGTGGCAACGATTGACACGCAACCCCAAAAATTTATCTCTAATTTTATTTGATGTTGATTATTTTAAAGCTTATAACGATTGCTATGGTCATCCCTCTGGAGATAAATGTTTGATTGAAATTGCAGGTGCAGCGAAATCAGTTATTAAACGTTTTACCGATGTTATTGCTCGTTATGGTGGAGAGGAATTCGCCGTAATTCTACCAGACACCGACAAAGCTGGTGCAGTTAAAATTGCCGAACAAATTCAAAATGCCGTCAAGAGATTACAAATTCCTCATAAATGTACGCAAGTAGATCCGCAATATGTCACAATTAGTTTAGGTATTGCTAGCTTAATTCCAACTGCAAATCAATCTGTTCAACACTTAATTAGTCAAGCTGATAAAGCGTTATATCAAGCTAAAAAATTAGGACGAGATACGTGGGTTTTTGCAGACTCCGTAACTTCAATAATTGAAGAATAA
- a CDS encoding WD40 repeat domain-containing protein gives MFTLSGHTDWVNSVTFCPQGNRIVTGSNDMTVKIWQYI, from the coding sequence ATATTTACTCTTAGTGGTCATACTGACTGGGTTAATTCAGTTACTTTTTGTCCCCAAGGAAATCGAATCGTTACTGGTAGTAATGATATGACAGTCAAAATTTGGCAGTATATTTGA
- a CDS encoding serine/threonine-protein kinase: MSYCLNPQCQKSINPDDTKFCLSCGSRLLLADRYRAIQPLIHGGFGRTFLAMDEFKPSRPQCVIKQFFPQFQKAETAKKAAEMFRNEAIRLEELGNHPQIAELLAYIDQDNCQFLVQEFIEGKNLDRELTENGAFNERQIHQLLNDLLLVLRFVHDRQIIHRDIKPANVIRRSSDRQLVLIDFGAAKLTTELGLELTGTVIGSAGYIAPEQLLGKAVFASDLYSLGVTCIYLLTQVHPVDLYDPGEGVWVWRKYLKHGVSDQLGEVLDKLLETATARRYQSVSEVLNDLNLHLFEANTNILNKDVSLPSVSQPLSQNWKYIGTIFGHSTRVLSLAISPDGKTLASSSENGTIKWWYLDFSQVKNGSISLPSKSLSGSESAINSIAFTPDGQSLISGDRDGRIDYWNLETGKLQNSLLAHTEAIKSIAISTDGYFLASAGEEKNIKVWQFHNQELVYSFGEKDWINAIAFCPTNQVIASGGKNQNIKLRSLRTGKLVQTLEWDSSSVYHLAFSPDGKILAAGGSGRKIQLWNWETGELVNSLKSNLYAVRSLCFSPDGQILASGGEDTTIKIWHWQTEKLLASFPHHLQLVSSLVFSTDSKFLISGSHDKSIKFWQGF; this comes from the coding sequence ATGAGCTATTGTCTTAATCCTCAGTGCCAGAAATCAATCAATCCTGATGATACAAAATTTTGTCTTTCCTGTGGTTCGAGATTATTATTGGCCGATCGCTATCGTGCTATACAACCATTAATTCATGGTGGTTTTGGGCGAACTTTCCTTGCTATGGATGAGTTTAAGCCTTCGCGTCCGCAATGTGTGATTAAGCAATTTTTTCCGCAATTCCAAAAAGCGGAAACTGCGAAGAAGGCGGCGGAAATGTTTCGCAATGAAGCGATACGTTTGGAGGAATTAGGTAATCATCCCCAAATAGCAGAACTTTTAGCATATATTGACCAAGATAATTGTCAGTTTTTAGTGCAAGAGTTTATTGAGGGAAAAAACCTCGATCGAGAATTGACAGAAAATGGAGCTTTTAATGAAAGGCAAATTCATCAATTGTTAAATGATTTGTTGTTAGTGTTGCGGTTTGTTCACGATCGCCAGATAATTCACCGAGATATTAAACCTGCTAATGTGATTCGCCGCAGTAGCGATCGTCAATTAGTATTAATTGATTTTGGTGCGGCTAAATTAACTACTGAATTAGGTTTGGAATTAACTGGAACTGTAATTGGTAGCGCGGGTTATATTGCACCAGAACAACTTTTAGGTAAGGCTGTTTTTGCTAGTGATTTATATAGTTTAGGTGTGACTTGTATTTATTTACTAACCCAGGTTCACCCTGTTGATTTATACGATCCAGGAGAAGGGGTTTGGGTTTGGCGAAAATACTTGAAACATGGAGTTAGCGATCAGTTAGGTGAAGTTTTAGATAAGTTATTAGAAACTGCAACTGCCAGACGGTATCAATCTGTTTCAGAAGTTCTTAATGATTTAAATTTACATCTGTTTGAAGCTAATACAAATATCTTGAATAAAGATGTTAGTTTACCATCAGTATCTCAGCCTTTAAGTCAAAATTGGAAATATATAGGCACTATTTTTGGACATTCTACAAGGGTGCTTTCTTTGGCAATAAGTCCCGATGGTAAGACTCTAGCTAGCAGTAGTGAAAATGGGACAATTAAGTGGTGGTATTTAGATTTTAGTCAAGTCAAAAATGGTTCAATAAGTTTACCATCTAAAAGTTTATCTGGGAGTGAAAGTGCGATTAATTCGATCGCTTTTACTCCTGATGGTCAATCTTTAATTAGTGGCGATCGAGATGGTAGAATTGATTATTGGAATTTAGAGACAGGCAAACTCCAAAATAGTTTACTGGCACATACAGAGGCAATTAAATCGATCGCTATTAGCACTGATGGCTATTTTCTTGCTAGTGCGGGTGAAGAAAAAAATATTAAAGTGTGGCAATTTCACAATCAAGAATTAGTTTACAGTTTTGGAGAAAAAGACTGGATTAATGCGATCGCTTTTTGTCCCACTAATCAAGTAATAGCTAGTGGCGGGAAAAATCAAAATATTAAATTACGAAGTTTAAGGACTGGCAAGTTAGTTCAAACGTTAGAATGGGACTCTAGTTCAGTTTATCATCTGGCTTTTAGTCCAGACGGCAAGATTTTAGCTGCTGGCGGTTCCGGTAGAAAAATTCAACTGTGGAATTGGGAAACCGGAGAATTAGTTAATAGTTTAAAGAGTAATTTGTATGCAGTGCGATCGCTTTGTTTTAGCCCTGACGGACAAATACTTGCTAGTGGTGGAGAAGATACTACCATTAAAATTTGGCACTGGCAAACTGAGAAATTGCTTGCTTCTTTTCCCCATCACTTACAGTTAGTTTCATCTCTAGTATTTAGTACTGATAGTAAGTTTTTGATTAGTGGTTCTCATGATAAAAGTATTAAGTTTTGGCAGGGTTTTTGA
- a CDS encoding Ycf66 family protein, translated as MLAYILALAVGTGSIAVYLAAFFLPEIHRKSDFYWSGVGLFYALVLWVCAGRITGGVLLGQVASVALLGWFGWQTLTLRRELTPKAQQTELPSTEEATEKVLTEAKNLSENIKSQASKVSSSESVSQLSQKLGGLFTNLKGQLDEKLKSAKQSKAKPIYTRKGNSSPTTPPTSSAETVATSPAVEVTTTEITPENPQPELDVKLNVDTTSAEFPSTGETPELVRPNPPDPKLVEEAVEDAQEKNLPSSPPESPFDKIEKG; from the coding sequence ATGCTCGCATACATCTTGGCATTAGCTGTTGGTACAGGTAGTATTGCTGTTTACCTTGCCGCATTTTTCTTACCAGAAATCCACCGCAAGAGTGATTTTTATTGGAGTGGCGTTGGATTGTTTTATGCTTTAGTTTTGTGGGTTTGTGCTGGCAGAATTACAGGTGGAGTTCTGTTAGGACAAGTTGCTAGCGTTGCCCTTTTAGGTTGGTTTGGTTGGCAAACCCTGACATTACGCAGAGAACTAACTCCCAAAGCCCAACAAACTGAGTTACCCAGCACAGAAGAAGCAACTGAAAAAGTATTAACTGAGGCAAAAAATCTCAGCGAAAACATCAAATCTCAAGCTTCTAAGGTATCCTCATCGGAAAGTGTTTCCCAACTGTCCCAAAAACTAGGCGGGTTATTTACTAACCTCAAAGGGCAATTAGACGAAAAACTGAAAAGCGCAAAACAGTCAAAAGCCAAGCCAATCTATACTCGTAAGGGAAATTCCAGCCCAACAACCCCACCTACAAGTTCCGCAGAAACAGTAGCAACCTCGCCAGCAGTTGAGGTGACAACTACAGAAATTACTCCAGAAAATCCCCAACCGGAACTTGATGTCAAACTAAATGTAGACACAACTTCAGCGGAGTTTCCCTCAACTGGCGAAACACCAGAACTAGTCCGTCCTAATCCTCCAGACCCTAAACTAGTAGAAGAAGCTGTGGAAGATGCTCAGGAAAAAAATCTGCCTAGTTCACCCCCAGAAAGTCCGTTTGACAAGATTGAAAAAGGGTGA